In Colletotrichum higginsianum IMI 349063 chromosome 3, whole genome shotgun sequence, a genomic segment contains:
- a CDS encoding Fatty acid synthase: MAVLAPEKGLSADANVQTTGINCQGRNQRHAPERFEPVAIIGVAMRLPGRVRNETDFWNLLSAKKSGLCNVPQNRFNIDGFYDPSGTTGTIPINKGYFLEDVDIQQFDTTVFPISKKELERLDPSQRQLLQVAYECFESAGVSSWRGSSTGCYVGEFGEDWADVNAKETQHRGSYRGTGFGDFAMSNRVSYEFGLRGPSMTVKTACSSSLVGLDLACEAIQSGECDSALVGGTSLMFSPTTWMALNDMGLLSQE; this comes from the coding sequence ATGGCTGTTCTGGCACCAGAGAAAGGACTCTCCGCTGATGCGAACGTCCAAACAACCGGGATCAACTGCCAAGGACGGAACCAACGACATGCTCCTGAGCGTTTTGAACCAGTTGCCATTATTGGGGTGGCAATGCGTCTCCCTGGGCGCGTCAGGAATGAGACAGATTTCTGGAACCTCCTTTCCGCAAAGAAAAGCGGACTCTGCAACGTACCCCAAAACCGGTTCAACATCGATGGGTTCTATGACCCGTCTGGCACGACTGGAACTATCCCCATCAACAAAGGGTACTTCCTTGAAGACGTAGATATCCAACAATTCGACACCACCGTTTTCCCGATATCAAAGAAGGAGCTGGAGCGTCTGGACCCTTCTCAACGACAACTTCTTCAAGTCGCATATGAGTGTTTCGAAAGCGCCGGTGTGTCTTCGTGGCGCGGCAGCAGTACCGGGTGCTACGTTGGCGAGTTTGGCGAGGACTGGGCCGATGTGAACGCGAAAGAGACGCAGCACAGAGGCAGTTACCGCGGCACCGGGTTCGGTGACTTCGCCATGAGCAACAGGGTCTCGTACGAGTTTGGCTTGCGCGGCCCCAGCATGACCGTCAAGACGGCATGCTCGTCCTCGCTTGTCGGTCTTGATCTGGCTTGCGAGGCGATCCAGAGCGGGGAGTGTGATAGCGCGCTCGTAGGAGGCACCAGCTTGATGTTTTCACCGACCACGTGGATGGCGCTCAATGACATGGGCTTGCTCTCTCAAGAATAA
- a CDS encoding Cytochrome P450 11A1, producing MLQKRLQQELSSDSMDIFSFLQRCKDPDTAEGLSPMEISTETATFIVAGSDTTSTAMAALAHYLAWSPRCYKRAVEEVRTAFSSADEIAFGPKLNSCHFLRACLDEALRATPPGGGPLWRVVEPGGATINGEYLPAGCEVGAGIYAMHHSPQNWSCAATYMPERWLEKNRNENGNTVKGETRQSYFPLNIGPRSCISKQLTLTQGILTFAHIPWKFDLCRADTSEG from the exons ATGTTGCAGAAGCGCCTTCAACAGGAACTTTCCAGCGATTCCATGGACATCTTCTCCTTTCTGCAGCGCTGTAAGGATCCCGATACGGCGGAAGGGCTCAGTCCCATGGAGATTAGCACCGAGACGGCAACATTTATCGTGGCTG GATCCGACACGACGTCAACAGCGATGGCGGCTCTGGCGCATTATCTGGCGTGGTCGCCACGATGCTACAAGCGCGCTGTCGAGGAGGTACGGACAGCGTTCAGCTCCGCAGACGAGATAGCCTTCGGCCCCAAACTCAACTCATGTCACTTCCTTCGAGCCTGTCTCGACGAAGCGCTGCGGGCAACGCCCCCTGGTGGAGGTCCTCTGTGGCGCGTGGTAGAGCCCGGCGGAGCTACAATCAACGGCGAGTACCTGCCAGCTGGGTGtgaggtcggcgccggcataTATGCCATGCACCACAGCCCACAAAACTGGTCCTGTGCTGCCACCTACATGCCCGAGCGCTGGCTTGAGAAGAACAGGAACGAGAACGGCAACACAGTGAAAGGTGAAACCCGCCAGTCATACTTTCCATTGAATATTGGACCCCGCAGCTGCATTAGCAAGCAGCTCACTCTCACTCAGGGTATATTAACATTTGCGCACATTCCTTGGAAGTTTGATCTTTGCAGAGCGGATACTTCAGAGGGTTAG
- a CDS encoding Branched-chain amino acid aminotransferase yields the protein MLRPPEHIVFAVYVAPMASLYHGTSAVDALVLDDFDRAAPRGVGAGKLGGNYAPVWPYSTKAAEAGFPVTLHLYSATRSSVEEFSTSGFVGILTADGRREDIGWKVHREKVPFAGLDRFSRVFADQIQESAK from the exons ATGCTGCGGCCGCCCGAGCACATCGTTTTCGCCGTCTATGTCGCGCCCATGGCCAGTCTCTACCACGGCACGTCGGCCGTGGACGCTCTTGTCCTTGACGACTTCGACCGTGCCGCACCCCGCGGTGTCGGAGCTGGAAAGCTGGGCGGCAACTATGCCCCTGTTTGGCCTTATTCTACTAAGGCTGCCGAGGCTGGTTTCCCCGTTACCTTGCACTTGTACAGCGCCACGAGGTCTTCGGTGGAGGAGTTCAGCACCAGCGGCTTCGTCGGCATCCTGACCGCCGATGGGAGGCGCGAG GATATTGGGTGGAAGGTGCACCGCGAAAAG GTTCCGTTCGCCGGACTTGATCGCTTTTCTCGGGTCTTTGCG GACCAGATCCAAGAGTCGGCAAAGTGA